The Arachis ipaensis cultivar K30076 chromosome B07, Araip1.1, whole genome shotgun sequence genome includes a window with the following:
- the LOC107610164 gene encoding uncharacterized protein LOC107610164 isoform X2 — protein sequence MQGETIDIGGRVGQQQSNMKLKFSSLFIFCFRAARAKKVKEGMMLRVAVQWSYWKPMASLPLPTLRFPCRPPLLQFPISNLLSPLSAFAALAPSDSFSSSSSSSFHVDLQPYLRCSMPHKRLRVAVLLSGGVDSSVALRLLHAAGHSCTAFYLKIWFQEDFENFWSECPWEEDLKYAKAVCNQVEVPLEVVHLTYEYWNNVVSYIIEEYRCGQTPNPDVLCNTRIKFGAFLDAISGMGFDYVASGHYANVIHPCADQMEEPSVLELSQDMVKDQTYFLSHLSQSQLKQLLFPLGCISKDEVRRLATEFDLPNKDRKDSQGICFLGKIRFSEFVARHIGEREGIILEAETGDFLGKHRGFWFYTIGQHQGLRLPGSPWYVVERDIKNNVVFVSRNYFSYDKRRRLFRVSSLKWLSGLPATQTSQLQCKVQHGPGFYDCSFEMEVGKDGQESVAVVRLSEDDQGLAAGQFAAFYEGRKCIGSGVILESWDDQSFPVCAKASEIARMEDKSKLGNPVKIKVKPEEVFVSRGSKQSMIRE from the exons ATGCAGGGAGAAACGATTGATATTGGTGGTAGGGTAGGGCAACAACAAAGCAATATGAAATTGaaattttcttctctctt TATTTTCTGTTTTCGAGCTGCAAGAGCGAAGAAGGTGAAGGAGGGTATGATGCTGAGAGTGGCGGTGCAATGGAGCTACTGGAAGCCAATGGCTTCTCTTCCTCTCCCAACACTTCGATTCCCTTGCCGCCCACCTCTCCTCCAGTTCCCCATCTCAAACCTCCTCTCTCCTCTGTCCGCCTTCGCGGCACTTGCTCCCAGTGactctttctcctcctcctcttcctcctccttccaTGTTGATCTCCAACCTTATCTCCGCTGCTCCATGCCTCACAAGCGCCTCCGAGTCGCAGTACTTCTCAGCGGCGGTGTCGACAGCAGCGTCGCCCTCCGGCTCCTCCACGCCGCCGGCCATTCCTGCACCGCCTTCTACCTCAAGATTTGGTTCCAA GAAGATTTTGAGAACTTTTGGTCAGAGTGCCCCTGGGAAGAGGATTTGAAGTATGCCAAAGCTGTTTGTAATCAG GTTGAGGTGCCATTAGAAGTTGTACATTTGACCTATGAATACTGGAACAATGTG GTTTCTTACATCATTGAAGAGTATCGTTGTGGCCAAACTCCTAATCCGGATGTTCTCTgtaacacaagaataaaatttg GTGCATTTTTGGATGCAATAAGTGGTATGGGATTTGACTATGTTGCCTCCGGACATTATGCAAATGTTATCCACCCATGTGCAGATCAAATGGAGGAACCATCTGTTCTGGAGCTGTCACAAGACATG GTGAAAGATCAAACGTATTTCCTTTCACACCTCTCACAGTCCCAGCTGAAGCAACTTCTTTTTCCTCTTGGGTGTATTTCCAAG GACGAAGTCCGCAGGCTAGCAACAGAATTTGATCTTCCAAATAAGGATAGAAAGgattcacaaggtatatgcttttTGGGCAAG ATAAGGTTCAGTGAATTTGTTGCAAGACATATTGGGGAGAGGGAAGGTATCATACTAGAAGCTGAGACAGGAGATTTCCTTGGCAAACATCGGGGATTCTGGTTTTATACTATTGGCCAGCACCAGGGTTTACGTCTAcctgggagcccatg GTATGTTGTTGAAAGGGATATTAAAAACAATGTAGTCTTTGTGTCAAGAAATTACTTTTCCTATGACAAAAGAAGGCGCCTATTTCGTGTAAGCTCTTTAAAATGGTTGAGTGGGCTGCCTGCAACCCAGACAAGTCAGCTTCAATGCAAG GTGCAACACGGTCCGGGATTCTACGATTGTAGTTTCGAAATGGAAGTAGGAAAGGATGGTCAAGAAAGCGTTGCTGTTGTCCGGTTATCTGAAGATGATCAAGGCCTAGCAGCTGGGCAATTTGCGGCCTTCTATGAGGGAAGGAAATGCATAGGTTCCGGTGTGATTTTGGAGTCATGGGATGATCAAAGTTTTCCTGTATGTGCAAAAGCTTCAGAAATTGCAAGAATGGAAGATAAATCAAAGCTAGGGAATCCAGTCAAGATAAAAGTTAAACCAGAAGAGGTGTTTGTTTCCAGAGGTAGCAAACAAAGCATGATAAGAGAATAA
- the LOC107610164 gene encoding uncharacterized protein LOC107610164 isoform X1 — translation MQGETIDIGGRVGQQQSNMKLKFSSLFLFLALLLLRMLLMSIFCFRAARAKKVKEGMMLRVAVQWSYWKPMASLPLPTLRFPCRPPLLQFPISNLLSPLSAFAALAPSDSFSSSSSSSFHVDLQPYLRCSMPHKRLRVAVLLSGGVDSSVALRLLHAAGHSCTAFYLKIWFQEDFENFWSECPWEEDLKYAKAVCNQVEVPLEVVHLTYEYWNNVVSYIIEEYRCGQTPNPDVLCNTRIKFGAFLDAISGMGFDYVASGHYANVIHPCADQMEEPSVLELSQDMVKDQTYFLSHLSQSQLKQLLFPLGCISKDEVRRLATEFDLPNKDRKDSQGICFLGKIRFSEFVARHIGEREGIILEAETGDFLGKHRGFWFYTIGQHQGLRLPGSPWYVVERDIKNNVVFVSRNYFSYDKRRRLFRVSSLKWLSGLPATQTSQLQCKVQHGPGFYDCSFEMEVGKDGQESVAVVRLSEDDQGLAAGQFAAFYEGRKCIGSGVILESWDDQSFPVCAKASEIARMEDKSKLGNPVKIKVKPEEVFVSRGSKQSMIRE, via the exons ATGCAGGGAGAAACGATTGATATTGGTGGTAGGGTAGGGCAACAACAAAGCAATATGAAATTGaaattttcttctctctttttatttttggcCCTTTTACTGCTTAGGATGCTTCTTATGAGTATTTTCTGTTTTCGAGCTGCAAGAGCGAAGAAGGTGAAGGAGGGTATGATGCTGAGAGTGGCGGTGCAATGGAGCTACTGGAAGCCAATGGCTTCTCTTCCTCTCCCAACACTTCGATTCCCTTGCCGCCCACCTCTCCTCCAGTTCCCCATCTCAAACCTCCTCTCTCCTCTGTCCGCCTTCGCGGCACTTGCTCCCAGTGactctttctcctcctcctcttcctcctccttccaTGTTGATCTCCAACCTTATCTCCGCTGCTCCATGCCTCACAAGCGCCTCCGAGTCGCAGTACTTCTCAGCGGCGGTGTCGACAGCAGCGTCGCCCTCCGGCTCCTCCACGCCGCCGGCCATTCCTGCACCGCCTTCTACCTCAAGATTTGGTTCCAA GAAGATTTTGAGAACTTTTGGTCAGAGTGCCCCTGGGAAGAGGATTTGAAGTATGCCAAAGCTGTTTGTAATCAG GTTGAGGTGCCATTAGAAGTTGTACATTTGACCTATGAATACTGGAACAATGTG GTTTCTTACATCATTGAAGAGTATCGTTGTGGCCAAACTCCTAATCCGGATGTTCTCTgtaacacaagaataaaatttg GTGCATTTTTGGATGCAATAAGTGGTATGGGATTTGACTATGTTGCCTCCGGACATTATGCAAATGTTATCCACCCATGTGCAGATCAAATGGAGGAACCATCTGTTCTGGAGCTGTCACAAGACATG GTGAAAGATCAAACGTATTTCCTTTCACACCTCTCACAGTCCCAGCTGAAGCAACTTCTTTTTCCTCTTGGGTGTATTTCCAAG GACGAAGTCCGCAGGCTAGCAACAGAATTTGATCTTCCAAATAAGGATAGAAAGgattcacaaggtatatgcttttTGGGCAAG ATAAGGTTCAGTGAATTTGTTGCAAGACATATTGGGGAGAGGGAAGGTATCATACTAGAAGCTGAGACAGGAGATTTCCTTGGCAAACATCGGGGATTCTGGTTTTATACTATTGGCCAGCACCAGGGTTTACGTCTAcctgggagcccatg GTATGTTGTTGAAAGGGATATTAAAAACAATGTAGTCTTTGTGTCAAGAAATTACTTTTCCTATGACAAAAGAAGGCGCCTATTTCGTGTAAGCTCTTTAAAATGGTTGAGTGGGCTGCCTGCAACCCAGACAAGTCAGCTTCAATGCAAG GTGCAACACGGTCCGGGATTCTACGATTGTAGTTTCGAAATGGAAGTAGGAAAGGATGGTCAAGAAAGCGTTGCTGTTGTCCGGTTATCTGAAGATGATCAAGGCCTAGCAGCTGGGCAATTTGCGGCCTTCTATGAGGGAAGGAAATGCATAGGTTCCGGTGTGATTTTGGAGTCATGGGATGATCAAAGTTTTCCTGTATGTGCAAAAGCTTCAGAAATTGCAAGAATGGAAGATAAATCAAAGCTAGGGAATCCAGTCAAGATAAAAGTTAAACCAGAAGAGGTGTTTGTTTCCAGAGGTAGCAAACAAAGCATGATAAGAGAATAA
- the LOC107610164 gene encoding uncharacterized protein LOC107610164 isoform X3, with the protein MMLRVAVQWSYWKPMASLPLPTLRFPCRPPLLQFPISNLLSPLSAFAALAPSDSFSSSSSSSFHVDLQPYLRCSMPHKRLRVAVLLSGGVDSSVALRLLHAAGHSCTAFYLKIWFQEDFENFWSECPWEEDLKYAKAVCNQVEVPLEVVHLTYEYWNNVVSYIIEEYRCGQTPNPDVLCNTRIKFGAFLDAISGMGFDYVASGHYANVIHPCADQMEEPSVLELSQDMVKDQTYFLSHLSQSQLKQLLFPLGCISKDEVRRLATEFDLPNKDRKDSQGICFLGKIRFSEFVARHIGEREGIILEAETGDFLGKHRGFWFYTIGQHQGLRLPGSPWYVVERDIKNNVVFVSRNYFSYDKRRRLFRVSSLKWLSGLPATQTSQLQCKVQHGPGFYDCSFEMEVGKDGQESVAVVRLSEDDQGLAAGQFAAFYEGRKCIGSGVILESWDDQSFPVCAKASEIARMEDKSKLGNPVKIKVKPEEVFVSRGSKQSMIRE; encoded by the exons ATGATGCTGAGAGTGGCGGTGCAATGGAGCTACTGGAAGCCAATGGCTTCTCTTCCTCTCCCAACACTTCGATTCCCTTGCCGCCCACCTCTCCTCCAGTTCCCCATCTCAAACCTCCTCTCTCCTCTGTCCGCCTTCGCGGCACTTGCTCCCAGTGactctttctcctcctcctcttcctcctccttccaTGTTGATCTCCAACCTTATCTCCGCTGCTCCATGCCTCACAAGCGCCTCCGAGTCGCAGTACTTCTCAGCGGCGGTGTCGACAGCAGCGTCGCCCTCCGGCTCCTCCACGCCGCCGGCCATTCCTGCACCGCCTTCTACCTCAAGATTTGGTTCCAA GAAGATTTTGAGAACTTTTGGTCAGAGTGCCCCTGGGAAGAGGATTTGAAGTATGCCAAAGCTGTTTGTAATCAG GTTGAGGTGCCATTAGAAGTTGTACATTTGACCTATGAATACTGGAACAATGTG GTTTCTTACATCATTGAAGAGTATCGTTGTGGCCAAACTCCTAATCCGGATGTTCTCTgtaacacaagaataaaatttg GTGCATTTTTGGATGCAATAAGTGGTATGGGATTTGACTATGTTGCCTCCGGACATTATGCAAATGTTATCCACCCATGTGCAGATCAAATGGAGGAACCATCTGTTCTGGAGCTGTCACAAGACATG GTGAAAGATCAAACGTATTTCCTTTCACACCTCTCACAGTCCCAGCTGAAGCAACTTCTTTTTCCTCTTGGGTGTATTTCCAAG GACGAAGTCCGCAGGCTAGCAACAGAATTTGATCTTCCAAATAAGGATAGAAAGgattcacaaggtatatgcttttTGGGCAAG ATAAGGTTCAGTGAATTTGTTGCAAGACATATTGGGGAGAGGGAAGGTATCATACTAGAAGCTGAGACAGGAGATTTCCTTGGCAAACATCGGGGATTCTGGTTTTATACTATTGGCCAGCACCAGGGTTTACGTCTAcctgggagcccatg GTATGTTGTTGAAAGGGATATTAAAAACAATGTAGTCTTTGTGTCAAGAAATTACTTTTCCTATGACAAAAGAAGGCGCCTATTTCGTGTAAGCTCTTTAAAATGGTTGAGTGGGCTGCCTGCAACCCAGACAAGTCAGCTTCAATGCAAG GTGCAACACGGTCCGGGATTCTACGATTGTAGTTTCGAAATGGAAGTAGGAAAGGATGGTCAAGAAAGCGTTGCTGTTGTCCGGTTATCTGAAGATGATCAAGGCCTAGCAGCTGGGCAATTTGCGGCCTTCTATGAGGGAAGGAAATGCATAGGTTCCGGTGTGATTTTGGAGTCATGGGATGATCAAAGTTTTCCTGTATGTGCAAAAGCTTCAGAAATTGCAAGAATGGAAGATAAATCAAAGCTAGGGAATCCAGTCAAGATAAAAGTTAAACCAGAAGAGGTGTTTGTTTCCAGAGGTAGCAAACAAAGCATGATAAGAGAATAA
- the LOC107610164 gene encoding uncharacterized protein LOC107610164 isoform X4, whose translation MQGETIDIGGRVGQQQSNMKLKFSSLFLFLALLLLRMLLMSIFCFRAARAKKVKEGMMLRVAVQWSYWKPMASLPLPTLRFPCRPPLLQFPISNLLSPLSAFAALAPSDSFSSSSSSSFHVDLQPYLRCSMPHKRLRVAVLLSGGVDSSVALRLLHAAGHSCTAFYLKIWFQEDFENFWSECPWEEDLKYAKAVCNQVEVPLEVVHLTYEYWNNVVSYIIEEYRCGQTPNPDVLCNTRIKFGAFLDAISGMGFDYVASGHYANVIHPCADQMEEPSVLELSQDMVKDQTYFLSHLSQSQLKQLLFPLGCISKDEVRRLATEFDLPNKDRKDSQGICFLGKIRFSEFVARHIGEREGIILEAETGDFLGKHRGFWFYTIGQHQGLRLPGSPW comes from the exons ATGCAGGGAGAAACGATTGATATTGGTGGTAGGGTAGGGCAACAACAAAGCAATATGAAATTGaaattttcttctctctttttatttttggcCCTTTTACTGCTTAGGATGCTTCTTATGAGTATTTTCTGTTTTCGAGCTGCAAGAGCGAAGAAGGTGAAGGAGGGTATGATGCTGAGAGTGGCGGTGCAATGGAGCTACTGGAAGCCAATGGCTTCTCTTCCTCTCCCAACACTTCGATTCCCTTGCCGCCCACCTCTCCTCCAGTTCCCCATCTCAAACCTCCTCTCTCCTCTGTCCGCCTTCGCGGCACTTGCTCCCAGTGactctttctcctcctcctcttcctcctccttccaTGTTGATCTCCAACCTTATCTCCGCTGCTCCATGCCTCACAAGCGCCTCCGAGTCGCAGTACTTCTCAGCGGCGGTGTCGACAGCAGCGTCGCCCTCCGGCTCCTCCACGCCGCCGGCCATTCCTGCACCGCCTTCTACCTCAAGATTTGGTTCCAA GAAGATTTTGAGAACTTTTGGTCAGAGTGCCCCTGGGAAGAGGATTTGAAGTATGCCAAAGCTGTTTGTAATCAG GTTGAGGTGCCATTAGAAGTTGTACATTTGACCTATGAATACTGGAACAATGTG GTTTCTTACATCATTGAAGAGTATCGTTGTGGCCAAACTCCTAATCCGGATGTTCTCTgtaacacaagaataaaatttg GTGCATTTTTGGATGCAATAAGTGGTATGGGATTTGACTATGTTGCCTCCGGACATTATGCAAATGTTATCCACCCATGTGCAGATCAAATGGAGGAACCATCTGTTCTGGAGCTGTCACAAGACATG GTGAAAGATCAAACGTATTTCCTTTCACACCTCTCACAGTCCCAGCTGAAGCAACTTCTTTTTCCTCTTGGGTGTATTTCCAAG GACGAAGTCCGCAGGCTAGCAACAGAATTTGATCTTCCAAATAAGGATAGAAAGgattcacaaggtatatgcttttTGGGCAAG ATAAGGTTCAGTGAATTTGTTGCAAGACATATTGGGGAGAGGGAAGGTATCATACTAGAAGCTGAGACAGGAGATTTCCTTGGCAAACATCGGGGATTCTGGTTTTATACTATTGGCCAGCACCAGGGTTTACGTCTAcctgggagcccatg GTGA